The following are encoded together in the Girardinichthys multiradiatus isolate DD_20200921_A chromosome X, DD_fGirMul_XY1, whole genome shotgun sequence genome:
- the LOC124863156 gene encoding probable ATP-dependent RNA helicase DHX58 codes for MADFELRAYQKEVVERALNRENVIIWLPTGGGKTRAAVYVAKRHLESTANAKVMVLVNKVHLVDQHYNKEFEPHLGDHYKLMKVSGESEEKDFFGIVVKSNDVIICTAQILYNALINKEEAKHIELSDITLLIIDECHHTHKESTYNKIMRCYIEKKLKGQRPIPQVLGLTASPGTGGAKTLEGAVEHVLEICANLDSVIVSTKSYTPELEEKVPRPKKTFDVVEKREEDPFGDHIKWMMKQIHEYMNLPSEVRLGECGTQEYEADVVILEQRGVRENNRLLAQCALHLREYNDALLINDTLRMMDAYRSLEEFYNAKLTTAIDGTDYFLVGIFQENQVELKNFATNHRFENPKMAKLESTLLSQFGPDVNSRGILFSRTRRSTHCLHDWVLKNRTLQNAGIKAAILTGAGNGITYMTQHEQADTIRNFRKGLLNLLISTSVAEEGLDIPECNLVVRYGLLTNEIAQQQASGRARARDSQYSVVAQKDGREVRRELINEYLEELTGKAIDRVQIMSEHEFRRKINELQTQAIIMSKVLEDRKTEKKNKYTASRIRILCRNCFAQVASGNDFRLLENAHYVNINPDFKNHYKLGGKVALERHFEDWEPGCTVSCNNGNCNKDWGFEMKYKKVAQLPNLAIKNFALETPDGRVTFKKWKDVPFMVEEFSFQHYCEANFPDLFD; via the exons ATGGCTGATTTTGAACTGCGTGCCTACCAAAAGGAAGTGGTTGAAAGGGCGCTGAAcagagaaaatgtcattatttgGCTGCCAACGGGAGGTGGAAAGACCCGAGCTGCTGTCTATGTGGCCAAAAGGCATCTGGAGAGCACAGCAAATGCTAAAGTAATGGTGCTGGTGAACAAg GTTCACCTTGTGGACCAACATTACAACAAAGAGTTTGAGCCTCATCTGGGAGATCATTATAAACTCATGAAGGTCAGTGGTGAGAGTGAGGAGAAGGATTTCTTCGGGATAGTGGTGAAGTCCAACGATGTGATCATCTGCACAGCACAAATTCTGTATAACGCCCTGATTAACAAGGAAGAAGCAAAGCACATTGAGCTCTCAG ACATCACTCTACTGATAATCGATGAGTGTCATCACACCCACAAGGAGTCAACCTACAACAAAATAATGAGATGTTACATAGAGAAAAAGTTGAAAGGACAACGACCAATACCTCAGGTCCTGGGTCTCACTGCGTCACCTGGTACAGGAGGTGCAAAGACCCTGGAAGGTGCTGTGGAGCATGTGCTGGAG ATCTGTGCTAATTTAGATTCAGTTATTGTCTCAACTAAAAGCTACACTCCTGAGCTGGAGGAGAAGGTACCCCGGCCCAAAAAGACCTTTGACGTTGTGGAGAAAAGAGAGGAG GACCCATTTGGGGATCATATAAAGTGGATGATGAAGCAGATCCATGAATACATGAACCTTCCTTCTGAAGTGAGACTCGGAGAATGTGGCACACAAGAATATGAGGCAGATGTGGTGATTCTGGAGCAGCGAG GTGTTAGGGAGAACAACAGACTCTTGGCACAATGTGCACTCCATCTCAGAGAGTATAATGATGCCCTGCTCATCAATGACACTCTGCGAATGATGGATGCGTATCGCTCCCTGGAGGAATTCTACAACGCAAAGTTAACCACGGCCATTGATGGAACAGACTACTTCCTGGTGGGGATTTTTCAAG AGAATCAGGTGGAGCTGAAGAATTTTGCCACAAATCATCGCTTTGAGAACCCGAAAATGGCAAAACTTGAGAGCACTCTGCTAAGCCAGTTTGGTCCAGATGTCAATTCTCGAGGAATTCTCTTCTCCAGAACCCGCAGGAGCACCCACTGCCTTCATGACTGGGTCCTTAAGAACAGAACCTTGCAGAACGCTGGGATAAAGGCTGCTATCCTCACAGGGGCTGGTAATGGCATCACCTATATGACACAG CACGAACAGGCAGACACAATCCGCAACTTCCGAAAAGGTTTGCTGAACCTCTTGATCTCCACCAGCGTGGCTGAGGAAGGCCTCGACATCCCTGAGTGCAACCTGGTGGTACGCTATGGACTCCTTACAAATGAGATTGCACAGCAGCAGGCCAGTGGACGTGCCCGAGCAAGGGACAGCCAGTATTCAGTGGTTGCCCAAAAAGACGGACGGGAGGTCCGCCGAGAGCTTATCAATGAATACCTGGAGGAGCTGACTGGAAAAGCCATTGACAGGGTCCAGATTATGAGTGAGCATGAGTTTCGCAGAAAG ATAAATGAGCTTCAAACACAGGCCATCATTATGAGTAAAGTTTTAGAGGATCGtaaaacagagaagaaaaataaatatactgcTTCTAGAATCAGGATCCTGTGCAGAAACTGTTTTGCACAAGTGGCATCTGGGAATGACTTCAGACTTCTTGAAAACGCTCACTATGTCAACATAAATCCAGACTTTAA AAATCACTACAAACTGGGTGGAAAGGTGGCGCTAGAGAGACATTTTGAGGACTGGGAGCCAGGATGCACAGTCAGCTGTAACAATGGCAATTGCAACAAG GATTGGGGATTTGAAATGAAATACAAGAAGGTGGCCCAACTGCCAAATCTAGCCATCAAGAACTTCGCCCTGGAGACGCCCGATGGAAGGGTCACATTTAAGAAGTGGAAGGATGTTCCTTTCATGGTCGAGGAGTTTAGCTTTCAACACTACTGTGAGGCGAACTTCCCAGACTTGTTTGATTAA